In a genomic window of Gloeocapsopsis dulcis:
- the tsf gene encoding translation elongation factor Ts — MAEISAQVVKELRERTGAGMMDCKKALKENDGDMDKAIEWLRQKGITSADKKAGRVAAEGLVGSYIHTGGRVGVLVEVNCETDFVARREEFQTLVRNIAMQVAACPNVEYVKVEDIPVDIAQKEKEIEMGRDDLAKKPDNIKEKIVQGRIEKRLKEMTLMDQPYIRDQNISVEDLVKQAIAQLGENIQVRRFVRFVLGEGIDKQESNFAEEVAAQMGSK, encoded by the coding sequence ATGGCGGAAATATCTGCACAAGTCGTCAAAGAGCTACGCGAAAGAACCGGCGCTGGCATGATGGACTGCAAAAAGGCGCTGAAAGAAAACGACGGTGATATGGACAAAGCCATTGAATGGCTGCGGCAAAAAGGTATCACCTCTGCTGACAAAAAAGCTGGGCGCGTAGCAGCAGAAGGACTCGTAGGTAGCTATATCCACACTGGCGGTAGAGTTGGTGTGTTAGTAGAAGTTAACTGCGAGACAGACTTCGTGGCTCGTCGTGAAGAATTTCAAACGCTGGTGCGGAATATCGCCATGCAAGTTGCGGCTTGCCCGAATGTCGAGTATGTCAAAGTAGAAGATATCCCAGTCGATATCGCCCAGAAAGAAAAAGAAATCGAAATGGGACGGGATGATTTGGCGAAAAAGCCAGACAACATCAAAGAAAAAATCGTTCAAGGTCGTATTGAAAAACGCCTGAAAGAAATGACTTTGATGGATCAACCCTATATTCGCGACCAAAACATTTCTGTGGAAGATTTAGTGAAACAGGCGATCGCGCAATTGGGTGAAAATATTCAAGTGCGTCGCTTTGTCCGCTTTGTCTTAGGTGAAGGTATCGATAAGCAAGAAAGCAATTTCGCAGAAGAAGTTGCTGCGCAAATGGGCAGTAAGTAG
- the rpsB gene encoding 30S ribosomal protein S2, with protein sequence MPVVSLAQMMEAGVHFGHQTRRWNPKMAPYIYTSRNGVHIIDLVQTAQLMDEAYQHTRTAAEQGKKFLFVGTKRQAAGIIAQEAARCGSYYVNQRWLGGMLTNWTTIKTRAERLKELERREENGALDLLPKKEASVLRREMAKLQKYLGGIKTMRKIPDVVVIVDQRREYNAVQECQKLGIQIVSMLDTNCDPDVVDVPIPANDDAIRSIKLIVGKLADAIYEGRHGQLEAEEYDYEGAEEDLEYDESEIEYTDSLLPDEDEEQTAEE encoded by the coding sequence ATGCCAGTTGTCTCATTGGCGCAAATGATGGAGGCAGGGGTTCACTTTGGGCATCAAACCCGACGGTGGAATCCAAAAATGGCTCCTTATATCTACACCTCGCGTAATGGAGTGCATATCATTGACCTGGTGCAAACTGCCCAGTTAATGGATGAGGCGTATCAACATACGCGCACCGCTGCCGAACAAGGTAAGAAATTTCTCTTTGTCGGTACAAAGCGGCAAGCAGCAGGAATCATTGCCCAAGAAGCAGCACGTTGTGGTTCGTACTACGTCAACCAAAGATGGTTAGGCGGAATGCTGACTAACTGGACAACAATCAAAACGCGCGCAGAGCGGTTAAAAGAATTGGAGCGCCGCGAAGAAAACGGAGCGTTAGATTTGTTACCAAAAAAAGAAGCTTCGGTACTGCGCCGCGAGATGGCAAAGCTACAGAAGTATTTGGGTGGAATTAAAACGATGCGGAAAATTCCTGATGTAGTCGTGATTGTAGACCAACGTCGGGAGTACAATGCCGTACAAGAATGTCAAAAACTAGGGATTCAAATTGTGTCAATGCTAGACACCAACTGCGATCCCGACGTTGTTGATGTTCCGATCCCAGCCAACGATGACGCGATTCGCTCAATCAAGCTGATTGTCGGTAAATTAGCAGACGCAATTTATGAAGGACGTCACGGTCAGCTAGAAGCAGAAGAATACGATTACGAAGGTGCAGAGGAAGATCTCGAATACGACGAAAGCGAAATCGAGTATACTGACTCATTGCTACCAGATGAAGACGAGGAACAAACCGCAGAAGAATAA
- a CDS encoding glycosyltransferase family 2 protein: protein MFFSIVIPTYNRQPILAKCLKALEQQNLADDSAIEGYEVVLVDDGSTDGTLEWLQDNAAEFPHVRSHMQDHQGPAAARNLGVENAQGDTIIFIDSDLVVTENFLQAHADGLQQGQQTYGSERVFTYGLVINTCNFAEPTAEPYKITDFSAAYFATGNVAIARHWLEKAGLFDTRFQLYGWEDLELGVRLKQLGLKLVKCPAAVGYHWHPPFNLKQIPNLIEKEVQRGRMGVLFYQKHPIWEVRMMIQMTWLHRLLWGLLSLGGNLNERSLAPVLQWLIDQGKPQLALEIARIFLNWYNVQGVYSAYAQMQSTSRAK, encoded by the coding sequence GTGTTTTTTAGTATTGTGATTCCAACTTACAATCGTCAGCCGATTTTAGCAAAATGTTTAAAAGCTCTCGAACAGCAAAATTTAGCAGATGATAGTGCTATCGAAGGGTACGAAGTTGTTTTAGTAGACGATGGTTCTACAGATGGCACTTTAGAGTGGTTGCAAGACAATGCTGCTGAGTTTCCACATGTGCGATCGCATATGCAAGATCACCAAGGACCAGCAGCAGCGCGCAATTTGGGTGTAGAAAACGCCCAGGGCGATACAATTATTTTTATTGATAGCGACCTCGTTGTGACAGAAAATTTCCTCCAGGCGCATGCTGACGGATTACAGCAAGGACAGCAAACTTATGGTAGCGAGCGCGTTTTTACCTATGGTCTTGTAATCAATACTTGCAACTTTGCCGAACCTACAGCGGAACCGTACAAAATTACCGATTTTTCGGCGGCTTATTTTGCGACGGGAAATGTAGCGATCGCCCGTCACTGGTTGGAAAAAGCAGGACTATTTGATACTCGATTTCAACTCTATGGCTGGGAAGATTTGGAATTAGGAGTGCGGTTAAAACAACTAGGCTTAAAACTTGTAAAATGTCCTGCCGCAGTTGGCTATCACTGGCATCCTCCCTTTAACCTCAAGCAAATTCCTAACTTGATAGAAAAAGAAGTGCAACGCGGGCGCATGGGTGTCTTATTTTATCAGAAACACCCAATTTGGGAAGTGCGGATGATGATTCAAATGACTTGGCTGCACCGTCTTCTTTGGGGATTGCTTTCACTGGGTGGCAATCTCAATGAACGTAGCTTGGCTCCCGTACTTCAGTGGTTAATCGATCAGGGTAAACCGCAATTAGCCCTCGAAATTGCGCGGATTTTTCTGAATTGGTACAACGTTCAAGGTGTTTATTCTGCTTACGCTCAAATGCAGTCTACTTCCCGCGCCAAGTAG
- a CDS encoding argininosuccinate synthase, whose product MGRATKVVLAYSGGVDTSVCIPYLKKEWGVAEVITLAADLGQGDELEPIQQKALQSGASESLVINAQESFVKDYAFAAIQANALYENRYPLSTALARPLIAKLLVEAAEKYGADAVAHGCTGKGNDQVRFDVSIAALNPNLKVLAPAREWGMSREETIAYGERFGIPAPVKKSSPYSIDRNLLGRSIEAGPLEDPRTEPLEEIYLMTKAIADTPDTPEYVEISFEQGIPTKLNGEAIAPVELIAQLNQIAGNHGVGRIDMVENRLVGIKSREIYETPALLVLIQAHRDLESLTLTADVAHYKRGIEETYSQMIYNGLWYSPLKSALDAFVQKTQERVSGTVRLKFLKGNAAIVGRWSDNSLYTPDLATYGADDQFDHKAAEGFIYVWGLPTRIWSKHVRD is encoded by the coding sequence ATGGGTCGTGCTACCAAAGTTGTCCTAGCATACTCCGGTGGAGTAGATACTTCCGTCTGTATTCCCTATCTTAAGAAAGAGTGGGGCGTTGCAGAAGTTATTACATTAGCTGCAGATTTAGGACAGGGAGATGAGTTAGAACCAATTCAACAAAAAGCGCTGCAATCAGGTGCAAGTGAATCGCTTGTCATTAATGCGCAAGAAAGCTTTGTTAAAGATTATGCCTTTGCCGCAATTCAGGCAAACGCTTTGTATGAAAATCGCTACCCACTTTCGACGGCTTTGGCGCGTCCCTTGATTGCGAAGCTTTTGGTAGAAGCCGCAGAAAAGTACGGTGCAGATGCAGTAGCGCATGGCTGCACAGGTAAAGGTAACGATCAAGTCCGGTTTGATGTCTCTATTGCTGCACTTAACCCAAATTTGAAAGTGCTAGCCCCAGCGCGCGAATGGGGAATGAGTCGTGAGGAAACAATTGCGTATGGAGAACGTTTTGGTATTCCAGCACCAGTCAAAAAATCTTCTCCTTACAGTATTGATCGTAATTTACTCGGTCGCAGCATCGAAGCTGGACCACTAGAAGATCCCCGCACTGAACCACTTGAAGAAATTTATTTGATGACAAAGGCGATCGCGGATACTCCCGATACGCCAGAATACGTTGAAATCAGCTTTGAGCAAGGTATTCCTACCAAACTCAATGGAGAAGCGATCGCACCTGTCGAACTAATCGCTCAACTCAACCAAATTGCTGGTAATCACGGAGTTGGGCGTATTGACATGGTAGAAAACCGTTTAGTTGGGATCAAATCACGGGAAATCTATGAAACACCAGCACTGTTGGTTTTAATTCAAGCACACCGTGACTTAGAAAGTCTCACACTAACAGCAGATGTCGCACACTACAAGCGTGGTATTGAAGAAACTTACAGCCAAATGATTTACAACGGTTTGTGGTACAGTCCCCTAAAAAGTGCACTTGATGCTTTTGTACAAAAAACTCAAGAGCGCGTATCTGGTACTGTACGCCTTAAATTCTTAAAAGGCAACGCAGCAATTGTTGGTCGCTGGTCTGATAATTCCCTTTATACTCCAGATTTAGCGACTTATGGTGCCGACGATCAATTCGATCACAAAGCAGCAGAAGGTTTTATCTACGTTTGGGGACTACCAACTCGAATTTGGTCAAAGCACGTTAGGGATTAG